AAGGCCCTGGGATTAGTGCTTTATTCCTGTGGCTTGAAGTTTATTGTGACTCCCTTTGTGTTGTAAAACCTGGCCACTGCTCAAAGATTGGGAATTAGCAATGGAAGTGTCTCCCCCAAACTTTcaaaaggtgaagaaaattGAGAGGTTTTCCAAAGGACTTCCCATGAAGCCAGCTGAGTATCATTAATGCCATTGCAGGTATTACCATATATTACGGATTTCAGACTTCAGGAGTAGCTGTAACTGACTTTCTTAGCCTGCCTACCTCATTCTGCTGAGGTGATGACAGCAAATTCTGCCCCAGTACTGTTAAATTCCCAGTTGCTTATGCATTCCTGAAACCTTTCCACCCTTTGGTGAACTACGTTTTTCCCCTAAAGAACATCCACACTTCAACCCATGAAGGTTGTTTAAAAGTAGAACAACCggtaatgttttattttggattttgcATAAACCcgtttcttttctttatatttattttttatatgaaTCTTctatataaattacattttctagcCCTGTATTCTCAAGCGTAGGCCAGGATGAAGTTgccttttctgtgctgcttctgagaACACAGATCTGGACACAGTCGGGCAACAGATCACAGtgagtttttttaaacagcagagaGAAGCCATCCCACACCTTTCTCAGTCTGTTTCTTGTGCAATTAGAGTGTTATATGAAGTGAGTTCATTTTATTCCAAATTCCTTTTAGATCTGTCTTTTCATTGCCATATGAGTTGGTAGCTTCAGTTGTTGCCATCTTGGTTGCAGCAGAATAAAAGGGAGAGGCCGTGGCATGCGTGCCCACCCATGTCCACCTATGCCCACATCCCCCTTCCCAGCATTGCAGACATTCTAGTTGTTATGGTGACACAAGGGATTATACTTTGAAAGAAttactcttctgtttcttacaaGATCTTTCCTATTCTTATTATTTGCATTTAGAGActatattttgcttcttttaaaaaatcatgatgGATAAAAATAGAATGGCAAGGAGAACAGCTTAGGCAAGGCTGAAGTTCTCTGTTTACTGGCTCAGAACTTCCCGGGAAGCCTTATTCACAGTGCTTTGTGGCTGTAGTGTTGAGCAGTACAATCAGATCCTGACTGTGGTTGTATTTGCTCAGGAGGCTGAGGTTCGCCTTGGACTCTCTTCTGTCTGGCTTTCATCTTTACAGGTTGTAACGAAAAGCTCTGTTGTGTGGTTCTATAATCTATTAGCAAGGCCTTTTCCAAGCTGCTCTCATTAGCGTCCCAGATGGAAAGCTTTCTGCTTGATTTTGTCTTCCAGGGCTCTGGGGGCTGGTTAACAATGCTGGGATCTCCACATTCGGGGAAGTAGAGTTCACAAGCATGGACACCTACATGGAGGTAGCTGAAGTGAATCTGTGGGGGACTGTGCGAACCACCAAGGCTTTCCTCCCTCTCATCCGGAGGTCAAAGGGTAAGTGATCTCCTCCAGACTGGCACTCCCTGGAGCAGGTCCCCCGTCCTGCCCCATGTCTTGCTGTGTTAGAGGCCAAAAGGTCTATTACACTTCTCTCTGCAACACTGGCCACCTTCATACCTTTACAGACAGAATGCGACCCACagcatacacacacaaatgacAGATTTTCTAACCACTTGGAGTTACACAGCAAGGCAGCAGTTCTGAAAACCagttcttatttctctttcccatctgtgctgccttctcctgcaACATCCCACACAGGATCTAATCCATCATACCTTCTTTTACCTGTTCAGAAGCTGTACCTCACCATAAATTCCAGTGCCAGAAGCAATCCTCCCCTCTATACAAAACCCAGCTGTGTCAGTgctgggcagggtgggcagcagcagtgtACCATGACATGCATCTTGCAGGGAAGTTGTCAGCTGTGTGTTGTGTCACTTCGGGAGCTTGTAACATATGAGAGGTGGGGTTTGTACAGGAAAGGAACACAGACCTGGAGCTCGCACGGGTCTTGGCATAAAGCGGCAAAAGCTTTCCTGTGTTGGGGCCAACTACCTGActaaatgagaatattttttacTCTTGAGGCATCCACAGACATTAGCAATGTTGGTTTCGTAGTCCTGTGCTGCAGACCTGGGCCGTATGTGGCCCAGGGAGCATTTCTTGCACCACGGGAAGGTATCCACTTCTGTGGTTGAAGTTTCTCTTTCTAACCCAACTCAGCAATGAGCACTGATAGAAAGTGCAGAGAACTGCAACCTCTGGTTAGACTGCAGCATCCACAATCTCCTACCAGCAATCTCCCCAGCCAAAATGGATGgtctggagaggagaaaggcCCCAGCTCTGTGCCTGGAGGCATAATCCAGCTGTCACACAGAAAAGCATGCAGTGGACTTAGACTGCTCTGCCCGTTTGTGATGAAGGAGCAAACCATTCCCTTTTAAGAGGCAGGCACTATAAGCCACTGTTGGGCTCCTAGATTTTGTGCCTTTGACTTGCAAATAAGCGAGCTCAGCCTTGGTGCCAGAGgctttctctgctgcagcttcCTCTTGTCAGGGCTCAGCCCTGGTCACTGCTGAGCAATCCTGTTTCCCACCGTGCAGGTTCTGTCCAGCCTCTTCTGTGTTCCCCGTAGCACTGTGCTTTGTGTGTCACCACGTGCCTGTGCCCTCAGGTATAATGAGCCAGGGAGCACAAGCAATGGGTCTCCTGCCTGAAGGCTGTTGCATAGGACAGCAATGCTCAGAGAGAGCCACCAGCAGGTCTGCCAGGCAGCCCATACCGACCTGCAGCGGGTGGGTGGATGCATGCTCAGGAATCTATTGGGTGGCATGTGTCAGGTATCTGCTTTGGATCAGGTAccacagctcagctgtgctTTGCCTGGCCTCTGCCTAGGTCGTGTGGTGAACATCAGCAGCATGATGGGTCGGATGGGCAGTCCTGCCCGGTCACCGTACTGCATCACCAAGTTTGGCGTGGAAGCCTTCTCCGACTGCCTGCGGTACGAAATGCAGCCCCAGGGGGTGATGGTCAGCATCGTGGAGCCTGGCAACTTCATAGCTGCCACCAACCTGTACAGCCCCGAGCGAATCAAAGCCATAGCCGACAAAATGTGGGACGAGCTCCCTGAGATAGTGCGCAAAGACTATGGCAGGAAGTACTTCGATGAGCAGGTCAGCAAGATGGAGACGTACTGCAACAGTGGCTCGACAGACACCTCACCAGTCATCGAGAGCATTGCCCATGCGCTCACCTCCACGACCCCCTACACCCGCTACCACCCCATGGATTACTACTGGTGGCTGCGCATGCAGATCATGACGCACATGCCTGCTGCCATTTCAGATCGGCTCTATGTCTATTGAGGCCTCACGCACCTGGGCTACCCAGGTGggaaatttgttttaaagagagCATTGTACACACTTCCCATTAGTcgttttttaatttttctaaccTCATGTCAGAGTCCTATATTTTAGCTCTAAAGGATTCATTTAAACATCTGACATAACCTAAAGGTCAGTACTTTGCAAGGGATGCATCATAGGCAGGAATACATTCTGTTTGTGCAGGGACATTGATTCTTCGCTATTTATTTcatgtaatcttttttttttccacctcaaATGTCAAGTTAAAATCATTATTTAAGCTGCAATTGCTCTGAAgtgttttcagaataatttctgcTGATGCCTGAACACAATCTTCACAATTCCTGCCTAGGATGCAGCCTTCACACCATAAAACAGAGGCCCTCCATGCTGTAATGGCAGACCACTGCCTCCTGATGACAAAGAACATCCAAGAGACTTTTCCAGGCCTGATCACAGTAGCCCAAGGCAGAGCAGAGACTTTTTTAATTTGGGGATCAGAACTCAAAATGCTCGAGATGCTGAAACTGAGCAACTGACCCTGTCCCTTTCTCCTTAGAGAAAAGGAACCAGTCTGCTTTTCTTGCATGCTTTCTTGCAACGGAGTTCGACGATCCAGGGACTCAATCCTGCAGACCTTTCCCGCAGGAGTTTCTTACTCATATGAGCATTCCCATGAGTGTGAGCAGCTTTACGCACAGGACTGCGGGCGTCAGAATTGGTCCGTAGTAACATTTCTCTTCAACAGTAATGGAACATCAACTCCAGACTTAGTTTGGAGAAGAGTTTCACCCCAGCTCCTATAATTTGTGAGGCTCACCGCTGAgcagagggaagcagagagggTTCTAGTCACATCGGTGAATGCCGTTCCTACCAGGGACCTCAGAGTTACACTGAAGTATTTGTACAGCACCTTGCACAGAAGGGCCTTAACCCTGCCCAGGGCCTCTAGGCACTATTGCAGTGCAGGTGATGATAACAATAATAACTTCCACTGAAGGAGCCACTGAGCTGAAATACATCTAACACGATATAAATCTAACAGAACGTCCATAACAGTAAAGTTATTAAGAGCAGTTTCATTTCCATGATGGTTGTTTACATGgctgagaaatatttgttttgtactgtaagaaaagaaaaaaaaaccataaaagaTCCTTTCATGGGAAAATGCagacagagttaattttttttaagcttgaaaggcaaaaacaaaagaagtaaataaaataccATTGTTAGCAAAGTTAAAGAGAAGGCATCTCATGTGCTCTGGTAACATACTGTGACATGATCAAACTCCTTTGGCTTAATAAATGTATACATGAATGGTGACGAAATTCAGAGGCTCCCTCTCTTTATCTTTTGGTATTTAAGGTGAAAAGCTCATATTCGTTAGTGGTGGTTTTTCCATCTGGTGAGGTTCGTGCCTGTTAGGTGTACACGCTGCATTCAGAGCCTGATTTGCAGTCTTGGGTCTTACATGTCTGTGTTGGATAGTGCAGGACTTCTACAGGAGTACCAGATGTATCCTGCATCTCGTGACAAATATGTCTAACCCCTGGACTCTGTATTCACAGCTCTTAAACCTGCATCTGTGCCAGACTCACACAGATTACAAAGGATTATTATGGATTATTCCCagggagcaggaagagaaactgagctctgaagaggggagggggatggCAGTGATTTAGCAGGGCAGGCACACGGCAGGTCCCTGACAGacccaaaataaaatgctgGGAGAGACTTGCTGGCTTCCTCATCTTCTCCAGAGTCCTAGCAGTGGTAGCTGCATCTTGTGGTGCAGGGAACAGTATTGCCTCATTTTCCAATAGTGGACCTCTCTCTGGGACAAAACGTGAGTTCATACTCTTGCTGGAGACCCAGCAAGCACAGGGACTAACTTGTGACGCAGAGCAAAACACCTGGATAACAATGTTTGCTGCAGATGacacagcagaaggagaaaagccTTTGCAAGAAAAGTTCTTATAGTCTAAAAATTTAGCCCCAAGATGCTAAGTAATGCAAAAAATCATCTAATTCCACTTGGGATGCAAGGTCCCAATTTTACATGTACTGCTGGGTTTTAATACAGACATCAATAAAGTTAGATACGGAAAAGAGTGAGTGTGCAGCTGAGTTATCTCAGTTTAGCTCAGAGACCCCTGAGAGCAAATGTAGCAGACGTTTAACAGTGCCACGTTCAGTCCCAGCCAGAAAGATAAAGCCAAACAGTGATAACTGCGCTCACGTCTACGCAGTATCTCTTCTGGAGGCTTCTGAACCCTTTCTCATGAGGTGCCCACAGGGAGCTCTGAAGCTGTGCCACCGCTCCGGGCCCAGAGGAGATGTGACAGTACTGCTGCCCTGCAGCGTGATTCACAGGGGACCCTGTGGCCACGTACAAAGGGGAGCCGATGGCCAGGATACTCCTGTGCATCACGGCTGTTCCTAGATTTCTGTGCCCATTTTCCTGACGCTGGGGGAGTGTGGTAGCTGATTGGTGGTCAGGACGGCAGCAAGCTGGCTAGTTTTCCTGCTGGGATCTTGGCAATCCCACAATTTCAGGGTTTGCCCTGAGAAGTGCATTAAAAGCTAATCCCCTCTGGTTTTGCATGACTATCCTTGCGATTCAGTGCACTCGAGGTCCTGCCTGCACAGTGCCACCACGGCTCCTGGAATAGCTTCAGCCCACcaagtttatttgaaaactaaaaagaacaaaagcatgGCAAAAGAGGACTTGACCGGGCACCTGGTCCTCTGCACTCCCAGAGCTGCCTCAAGTGGGAGCTCCTGCCCCCTcgggaggagctggggagccTGGAGGGGTCGGTTCGCAGGGGTGCCCACCGCTGGGCTCTAGTCTGATCCCAGCTGGCTGGAGGGAGGGCTCTCTCCAAATTTCTTGCCAGGCAAAGACCGTTGGCAATGGCACAACAGATCTCACTGTGCAGCATCCCTTGGGCAACCTGgagttaaaaataactttccctGGTGTggtgggaggcagcagagctggggtaATTTTAACTAGAGCTATTACATCTTGTTCTGAGCCTTAATGAGGAAATCATGAAGTCCTACCCACGTCAGAACTTTCTGCTCCTAGTGACGAGGGTGGTGAATGCTGCTTTTGAGACCAGCATTTAGTGACCCCTTATTACTGCATTATCTGGATGAAGCGTAGGGATTTCCCAGTTAAACAGAAAATCATCTCACAGCCAGGAAGTCACACAGCTTTGGGAGAGCTGGTCCCAAGCCTGTgcctcagctcctgcctcccagcagAAGTCTGGCCCAGGCTCCCTCCTGGGCAGACATCTCAGACCGGTGAGTCTCGCTGAGACACGGGCAGTCCTGGGCTGGCAGTTCAGAGTCAGAACTGCTCTGGGAACAGAAGAGAGGATGGGACCACTCTTGCTCAGGCAATGTTAAATAGCTGAGCGCAGGGTGCCTACCCTAATTGAATTAAATACAAGAATTAAATAGGTACGGAATTAAATATATGAGTGGGTCAGTTGCTGAGCCACAAAGTCAATTCCTTGTCTGTACTGAGACTGGACTGAAGCCAAGGGACCTTGCTGTGAAGCATGCGTGCAGCTGCTGGCACTTGGGGGACTATggctttgaaaagaaagtatCTTCCCAGCAAACAAGCAGGGAATCGCACGCATAACTCACAGAAGATCTGACAACACCTCCCTGGGGAGATCCCGCTCAGGAACACAGCAccagtttctcttctttctttcccaacaGCAGCGCAGGGCTTGCTGTGCAGCTTTGGGGTGCTGCAGACTTAAACTGGTGCTTCCTCATGTGAGGTGAAGCGCCAGCCTGGTACCGCCAAAGCAGCGAGCAGCGAGTTCTTCCTCACCATGCAGGACTGCAAGAAGGAGGAGATGCCaaggctgggagctgggcagcagATCAGCAGCCTGTGCACCCATCATATGGATGGCAGGGAGCGCTGGCTGTGCCACCACCTGCTCGCCACCACCCGTCACCTGGGCATCACAGCCCTCGCTGGGTCGTGGGTGAAAGGGGTGCTGTGGATGTGCCCTAATTTTGGCAGGCAGCTGGGGTAGCGCACGTGGCATTAGCTGGACAGACTGGCTGCCTGGAGCAGGCTCACCATCAGCCCCTGCCCGCAGAGCAGGGAGGGTGGCCGTGGCAAACACGGGGTTCCCAGCTTGGCCTGTGCTACTGGGGACTTCCAGCCACGACCATGCAGAGAGGGACAAGCAGTGGCACGATGCCATTCTGCAGCTCCCCTGCAACGGGGGAGGGACAAGCGGAGGTAGTCGTCTACCACTTTCTACCTTCCAAAGGGCCCCAGGACTTGAGGGCTGCCTGGAAAACTGCAAATCGGGCTGCCCTGCTCCCGTAGCCAGGAGGCAGCTCACTGTGGTCTGTGAGAAGCGTAGGGGCGAGGAGGCTGGCTGAGATGTAGGTTGctatcttaaaataatttttgctaaCGCAGTGTTTTGTTTGCTACTGAGCATGGTTATTCGAAGACGCCTTTTTGTCGTCATCTGTCCCTGATCACAAGTGagtctctctgtctttctgggGCTCTGCCAATGAAGTGGAAGAGGGACTGGACCTGGCTGCAGGCTCCTCCGGtcatcctctcccctccctcccctagCACAAGGTTGTGTAATTATTTGTGTGATGTGGAACAGCTTTAGCAGAAAAGCTTGGGAGACCTGTCCTCACCCCCCACATGAGTCCTGGGGAAACAGAGCTCTCCCGAGGTGGGGGTGCTCTGGTTTCGCAGCCATGCAGCAAGCGGCTCGTCCCACCCACAAAACAGTTGGGATCAGACTGTGGTGCCGAGGAGCTGTGCCCTGGGAACCACGGCCTCACTGCAGCCACCCTGGACACGTGCAGCCCTCGGCAGGGACTTCGGCCCATCGTCCCTTTGCATTTCTGACAAGCTTCAACATGCTGGTCCCGGGGGTATTTGCTCCCCTCACTGCTTACCTCTCCATCAGCACACGGGGTTGGGCACTGACGGGGGTCATGCCTTTCCTGAGGGAAAAGAGGACATAGAAGACCAAAATCCCCTTCTTGGGCTTGCAGAGGTTGGGCACATCCTTGAGCACATCTTACTTTACTTTCTAGCCAGAATGCGAGCTGGGAGGTAACAGGAGcctgctctctccctccctgaaCATCTGCACACCAAACCCCAGAAAGCTCCTTGCTGGAGCCCGGGGTGAAAGTGTAAATGTTCCCGTCCTCATTTCTCCCTCTGCTGTGAATGTCAGAGCAGCAGCGTAAAAATGCAGTAATATCCGGAGCGATCACCGCGGTGGTATTTCTCACTTCGCCTGGAGCGGGATGGACCATAAATCTTGCGAGATAACATGTTGCTGCAGAGActtccagccagtttttcaGGCCTTCAGAGCCTGACTGCTGCCGGTGCATCTGACCCAGCCCACCCAGGGCTGGGCATTGCAAGCgcagaaagcagcaggtttCTGTTGTACCCATGAACACAGGGTGAGTATTCCCTGCTTCCCTCAGCGTGAGACCTTGGAGGCATTGTGGGAAACCTTACCAGGATCCAATCCGCAACACGGTGAAATCGGGGTGTTTGTTGTCATAAGACTGAAAGTATAACTGGTCTGAGGGAGAGACCAGGAAAAATTACAGATTGGTTCCACAGCAGATTTGGGTTATTGTTGGTGTGTCACCTCTGGATCTGCAATGAGTTCAAAACCACTGAGAAAGATCTTACTCCCTGTTGGATCATCAGGACCtgaccagccccagctgggatCCCCACCCCGCCCATGGCCCAGGATTTCATATCAGCCCCGCCTGGGACCATTAATCCCTGCTGTGGTGGGGATGTAGGATGCTGGTCTCTAGCCCCACTGGGCTGGCTTGACCCCTCCaacccctgcctgcccctctcTCCAGTGGGCAGAGCCCATGATCCTGCTCAGGGAAGAGCAGCACTGGCGGGTGAGGGATGGATCTGCCCTGATGGGGATGCTCCTGGCAGCCCTGACACTGCTCTCGTTCAACCTGCTGCACTCAAGAATGGTCCCAATAGTGCCAGGCGGTCACCCCCTCCCTCCTTGTCCTGCCTCTGCTTCTTGACCCCgctgctgcttctcactgcTGAGAGGTCTCCGCTGTCCCCTGTAGTGGGTCAAGGTGCCTCTGGCTGGGTGCTGGCCCTCAGCAGAGGGTGCTGGACCCACAGGAGCAGAGGAAGCTGCTTTCCTCTGGCTCACCAGCACTTCCCCTGAAGCTCCTCTGGATGCCACCCCGCTCCTGGTGTGCCTCTCCGAGCCTGCTCCATGGGGACTAACCAAGCTCGGCAGAGACCTGCACAGACGAGGCAAGCGCTTTCCACCCCACGGAGACAGGGACTTGTGTTGCCTTCGCTGACACTGCGGGCCAGCTCTGTGTCACTCGGGAGTTTTCTGTAGCACTGAATCCCTCAGCACGGAGCAAGCCGCTGTTCTTCCAGCTCACCCGCGGTGCAACAGCACTTCTCTCGAGCAGCAACCCCGGCACACCTGGAGAGCAGGGCCCTGCTTGGGAGAGGGGCCAAACCcctggcatggcatggcacagcccagccctgcttgTACTGCTGCTACCTGGGCAGCGTCCTCCAGGGATGCAACCCTTCCTTCTTGTCCCTCACTTCCTTCTCATCCCTCCTTTGTTTCTCAGCTCCTGGGAGATCCCTCAGGTTAATTGCTTGGCCAGATCAATGCCCTTTCCAGCTGTGCTCTGGCACTCATCGGCGAGGGGCTCGCAGGGGTGAATGTCCCAGGGGAGCAGCAAGTGGCTCCCAGGCTGCTCTCGGCAGTGGCTGTGTTTTTGCCATGGTGCGTGTGGCTTTGTGCCAGGCCAGGCTGATGTTCCTCGGTGTGGAGGGGCTCGCCAGTGCAGGGGGtaactggtgtgtgggaaggcaCAGGGGAGAGGCCAGCTCCTCTGTGCGGGGTGACGTGTTCAGGGCTGAGAATTCAGTGGCCCGGGGGTGACAGCAGGCGCAGGGATGCCCCTGTGTTTTGCAGTGTCCCGTGGCTTCAGCTTTCATTGCTGAAGAGGAGGCAGGAAGAGACAGGCAGGTGCACAGGGTCTTTTGGAAAGATTTACCTCAGCTGTAGTTTGCCATCCAAAATCTTTTCACTGCCTGGGGGCACAGTGACCAGCCCTGGCTGAGCTCTCAGAGTGCTCTGCACCAGGGATGCACCCACAGCCAGAGCTGGTGGCccctgtgccagggaaggtgaGTTGCTGGCAAGGACATCAAGAGCACCTCAAGAGGTtggtagactttttttttcctctgttgttccTTAAAGCAAGTTCCCCTCGCAGACTCAGCTGGGCTGGGACCGCGGTGCCAACGGGAGGCATGAATGGGTGTGCTGTGGGGTGACATGGGTACACAGGGATGTGGCTGGGGTGCCACAGGGGACAGTGTGGCATCTTGGAGGGACTACAGGGGCACAGGGCAGCCTGCCGCAGGACGGGTGCGAGTGTGCGTGGCTGAAGAGTGTGTTGCTGTGCGCTCCCAAGGGGTttggccctgctgcagccccgccGTGGTGGCAGGGAGCGGGGTCACCCTGAGAGCAGCTTTCCCATGTGCAGCGTTTCCCCCTGGCCggagcagccctgggaagcTCCGGGCCCACGCTGTGCTGACGCCAGAGCCTCCTACCCTGGCACTGACAGAAGTCACTTAGCTTTAACCCGCTGCCGAAAATAACCCAGCACTGCGACCTGGACAGATTTGCCACACTGCCTCCAGCCAGCTCCTGTCCCAGCTGCCAtgggagggctgtggggtggtggGTGGGAGGACAGGCTGTCCCCAAGGTGCTGGCCCTGGATTGAGACCCCCAGGGCCCTTCCAGCTGCCCCCCATCTGCATGCAGAGAGGAACTGGCAGGGCATCCCCAGCTCCTGGCATGAGCGTGCAGCAGAGCACCTCTTGTGCATCAGCTCAGGGAGGTTGTGCTGGGATCCTTGGCTCTGAGCATTAAGCCATTGCTTATCCCTCTCCCAGGGCTGTTTTAGCTTGTCTTTGAGCGCAGGCACCCCCTGGAGCCCCTGGACGTGGTGCCTTACAGTTGTGCTGTTCCCCGCAGTCCCCCCACGGATGCGATGAGTGTTGGTGCTATGGCCCTACCAGGTGCCACAAGCACTGGGTGCcccaagccctgggcagaggTGAGTGGCCATCCCCAGGGCCGGACAATGTCCCTTTCTACCCTGGGAGAGGGAGAACAATGGGCGACACATCTGCCAGAGACGATTCAGCTGCTGACACAAAGCGCAGCCGGAGCCAAGCCCCACGCCAGTGCCGCCGGCCATGCACAGGCTGGTACCACACTGCTGGGCTGGGCCCCTCCACCATGAAAGGCTCTTTGTGGCCTGGGCTGCTGCGGCCAGACCCTGCACCAcccacctctgtgcccagccaCCGGCTCGCAGCAGGCTCCTGCGTGCGGGTGCTTTTGTGGCTCTGACCCGCTGCAGTCGGGCTCTGGTTTGC
This DNA window, taken from Nyctibius grandis isolate bNycGra1 chromosome 8, bNycGra1.pri, whole genome shotgun sequence, encodes the following:
- the BDH1 gene encoding D-beta-hydroxybutyrate dehydrogenase, mitochondrial codes for the protein MLATKLSWPLLNFAVKALNFKDPGNAFRPVQRFCFPLLSPCGSRSYASEVDQIGSRAVLITGCDSGFGFALAKHLHSKGFVVYAGCLQKDKGDGGSKDLDNMNSDRMRTVQLNVCDSKEVDRAVEHVNSSLEDPEKGLWGLVNNAGISTFGEVEFTSMDTYMEVAEVNLWGTVRTTKAFLPLIRRSKGRVVNISSMMGRMGSPARSPYCITKFGVEAFSDCLRYEMQPQGVMVSIVEPGNFIAATNLYSPERIKAIADKMWDELPEIVRKDYGRKYFDEQVSKMETYCNSGSTDTSPVIESIAHALTSTTPYTRYHPMDYYWWLRMQIMTHMPAAISDRLYVY